From Pseudomonas hefeiensis, one genomic window encodes:
- the ftsH gene encoding ATP-dependent zinc metalloprotease FtsH — MAKNLILWLIIAAVLVTVMNNFSSPNEPQTLNYSDFIQQVKDGKVERVAVDGYVITGKRTDGDSFKTIRPAIQDNGLIGDLVDNHVVVEGKQPEQQSIWTQLLVASFPILVIIAVFMFFMRQMQGGAGGKGGPMSFGKSKARLLSEDQVKTTLADVAGCDEAKEEVGELVEFLRDPGKFQRLGGRIPRGVLMVGPPGTGKTLLAKAIAGEAKVPFFTISGSDFVEMFVGVGASRVRDMFEQAKKHAPCIIFIDEIDAVGRHRGAGMGGGHDEREQTLNQLLVEMDGFEMNDGIIVIAATNRPDVLDPALLRPGRFDRQVVVGLPDIRGREQILKVHMRKVPMGDDVAPAVIARGTPGFSGADLANLVNEASLFAARTGKRVVEMKEFELAKDKIMMGAERKSMVMSEKEKQNTAYHEAGHAIVGRVVPEHDPVYKVSIIPRGRALGVTMFLPEEDRYSLSKRALISQICSLYGGRIAEEMTLGFDGVTTGASNDIMRASQIARNMVTKWGLSEKLGPLMYAEEEGEVFLGRGGGGQHASFSGETAKLIDSEVRSIIDQCYGTAKQILTDNRDKLDAMADALMKYETIDAEQIDDIMAGRSPREPRDWSGGGTGTSGTPPAVQGERPETPIGGPAADV, encoded by the coding sequence ATGGCAAAGAATCTGATCCTGTGGTTGATCATCGCTGCTGTCCTTGTGACTGTGATGAACAACTTCTCCAGCCCTAACGAGCCGCAGACCCTCAACTATTCCGACTTCATCCAGCAAGTCAAGGATGGCAAGGTCGAGCGCGTTGCCGTCGACGGTTATGTGATTACCGGCAAGCGCACCGATGGCGACAGCTTCAAGACCATTCGTCCGGCGATTCAGGACAACGGCCTGATCGGCGACCTGGTGGACAATCATGTCGTGGTCGAAGGCAAGCAACCTGAGCAGCAGAGCATCTGGACCCAGCTTCTGGTGGCCAGCTTCCCGATCCTGGTGATCATCGCGGTGTTCATGTTCTTCATGCGCCAGATGCAGGGCGGTGCCGGTGGCAAGGGCGGGCCGATGAGTTTCGGCAAAAGCAAGGCCCGACTGCTCTCTGAAGACCAGGTGAAGACCACCCTGGCCGATGTCGCTGGTTGCGACGAGGCCAAGGAAGAGGTCGGCGAGCTGGTTGAATTCCTGCGTGATCCGGGCAAGTTCCAGCGCCTGGGCGGCCGTATCCCGCGCGGCGTGCTGATGGTCGGTCCTCCGGGTACCGGTAAAACCTTGCTGGCCAAAGCGATTGCCGGCGAAGCCAAAGTGCCGTTCTTCACGATTTCCGGTTCCGACTTCGTTGAAATGTTCGTCGGCGTGGGTGCCAGTCGTGTTCGTGACATGTTCGAACAGGCCAAGAAACACGCGCCTTGCATCATCTTCATCGACGAAATCGACGCGGTCGGTCGCCATCGTGGCGCCGGCATGGGTGGTGGTCACGACGAGCGCGAGCAGACCCTCAACCAATTGCTGGTCGAGATGGACGGTTTCGAAATGAATGACGGCATCATCGTGATTGCCGCCACCAACCGTCCGGACGTGCTCGACCCTGCGCTGTTGCGTCCTGGCCGTTTTGACCGCCAGGTTGTGGTGGGGCTGCCGGACATCCGCGGTCGTGAGCAGATCCTCAAGGTTCATATGCGTAAGGTGCCAATGGGTGACGATGTCGCTCCGGCAGTGATCGCTCGTGGTACACCGGGTTTTTCCGGTGCCGACCTTGCGAACCTGGTTAACGAGGCGTCGCTGTTCGCTGCTCGTACCGGCAAGCGTGTCGTTGAAATGAAAGAGTTCGAACTGGCCAAGGACAAGATCATGATGGGCGCGGAGCGCAAATCCATGGTCATGTCCGAGAAAGAAAAGCAGAACACGGCGTACCACGAAGCGGGTCACGCGATCGTTGGTCGTGTGGTGCCCGAGCATGATCCGGTCTACAAGGTCTCGATCATTCCGCGCGGTCGTGCCTTGGGTGTGACCATGTTCCTGCCGGAAGAGGATCGTTACAGCCTGTCCAAGCGTGCGCTGATCAGCCAGATATGTTCGCTCTACGGCGGCCGTATTGCGGAAGAAATGACGCTGGGCTTTGACGGTGTAACCACGGGCGCGTCCAACGACATCATGCGTGCCAGCCAGATCGCCCGGAACATGGTCACCAAGTGGGGTCTGTCCGAGAAACTGGGTCCGCTGATGTACGCTGAAGAAGAGGGTGAGGTGTTCCTTGGTCGCGGTGGTGGCGGTCAGCACGCAAGTTTCTCCGGTGAGACGGCAAAGCTGATCGACTCCGAGGTGCGTAGCATCATCGATCAGTGCTATGGCACCGCCAAGCAGATCCTCACGGACAACCGTGACAAGCTCGACGCCATGGCTGATGCCCTGATGAAGTATGAAACCATTGACGCCGAGCAGATCGACGACATCATGGCAGGTCGCTCGCCTCGCGAGCCTCGTGACTGGTCCGGCGGCGGCACCGGTACGTCGGGTACGCCTCCAGCGGTACAGGGCGAGCGTCCGGAAACACCGATTGGCGGTCCGGCTGCTGACGTTTAA